Proteins encoded within one genomic window of Streptomyces sp. NBC_00523:
- a CDS encoding extracellular solute-binding protein, whose protein sequence is MSSSTPINRRALFRLGAGVGLGLAAAPLLAACGDGGTTAKAEAKSASLLPRSAVRNIGLKPDLEGTAAGVPQGFFSYPAKPLRATKTTPLKGAKPISAAMETFSPPPPSRGKNAAWQEIEKLLGGQVNITAVPADDYGTKFSTMVASDSLPDLFMYPESGGVDNKAAFLQAKCADLTPHLAGDAVKDYPNLAAIPKGAWQGAIFGGKLYGIPIARTGTAGAGVYRHDLFEEVGVTSLDQITDLDRFVEVCKELTRPKEDRYAIIAGVTTMLAMSAGAPNFWRLDEKTGKFTLDLETPEYRTAVETARTLYKAGCYYPGTLQMSGAQKAQYTDMFKNGKGAYVYDGMPTYLAPGVGYIAAMKAINKKFDPRPFVPVGKDAVAWMDNVALQNTHISKASGDRVKEILRFADFAASPFGSLEYTLINYGVEGKDFTRDDKGNPALTKQGTQDVTVPWKFAASAVPAIFSADSEQGVRHVHDTFTKMIPMMVPDPTLQYSSPTWDSKSAGSLGTLKGDVLKDIISGRKPMSAYDQLVKDYLAKGGEQARGEFEEAFQKGKK, encoded by the coding sequence CGGCGGCACGACTGCGAAGGCCGAGGCCAAGAGCGCGTCCCTGCTTCCGCGCAGCGCCGTCCGCAACATCGGGCTCAAGCCCGACCTGGAAGGCACCGCGGCCGGCGTCCCGCAGGGCTTCTTCAGCTACCCGGCCAAGCCGCTGCGGGCCACGAAGACCACCCCGCTCAAGGGGGCGAAGCCGATCAGCGCCGCCATGGAGACCTTCTCCCCGCCGCCGCCCTCGCGCGGCAAGAACGCGGCCTGGCAGGAGATCGAGAAGCTGCTCGGCGGCCAGGTGAACATCACGGCCGTCCCCGCCGACGACTACGGCACCAAGTTCTCCACGATGGTCGCCAGCGACAGCCTGCCCGACCTCTTCATGTACCCGGAGAGCGGCGGCGTCGACAACAAGGCCGCCTTCCTCCAGGCCAAGTGCGCCGACCTCACCCCGCACCTCGCCGGGGACGCGGTCAAGGACTACCCCAACCTCGCCGCCATCCCGAAGGGCGCCTGGCAGGGCGCGATCTTCGGCGGCAAGCTCTACGGCATCCCGATCGCCCGCACCGGCACCGCGGGCGCCGGGGTCTACCGCCACGACCTCTTCGAGGAGGTCGGCGTCACCAGCCTGGACCAGATCACCGACCTGGACCGCTTCGTCGAGGTCTGCAAGGAGCTGACCCGCCCCAAGGAGGACCGGTACGCCATCATCGCGGGCGTCACCACCATGCTCGCCATGTCCGCCGGAGCGCCCAACTTCTGGCGGCTGGACGAGAAGACGGGCAAGTTCACCCTCGACCTGGAGACCCCGGAGTACCGCACGGCGGTCGAGACGGCCCGCACGCTGTACAAGGCCGGCTGCTACTACCCGGGCACCCTCCAGATGTCCGGGGCGCAGAAGGCCCAGTACACGGACATGTTCAAGAACGGCAAGGGCGCGTACGTCTACGACGGCATGCCCACCTACCTCGCGCCGGGCGTCGGCTACATCGCCGCGATGAAGGCGATCAACAAGAAGTTCGACCCGCGCCCCTTCGTGCCCGTCGGCAAGGACGCCGTCGCCTGGATGGACAACGTCGCGCTGCAGAACACCCACATCAGCAAGGCCTCCGGGGACCGCGTCAAGGAGATCCTGCGGTTCGCCGACTTCGCGGCCTCGCCGTTCGGCAGCCTCGAATACACCCTCATCAACTACGGCGTCGAGGGCAAGGACTTCACCCGCGACGACAAGGGCAACCCGGCGCTCACCAAGCAGGGCACCCAGGACGTCACCGTGCCCTGGAAGTTCGCCGCGTCCGCGGTCCCGGCGATCTTCAGCGCCGACTCCGAGCAGGGCGTGCGCCACGTCCACGACACCTTCACCAAGATGATCCCGATGATGGTGCCGGACCCCACGCTCCAGTACTCCTCGCCCACCTGGGACTCCAAGAGCGCCGGCAGCCTCGGCACCCTCAAGGGCGACGTGCTCAAGGACATCATCTCGGGCCGCAAGCCCATGTCGGCCTACGACCAGCTGGTCAAGGACTACCTGGCCAAGGGCGGCGAGCAGGCCCGCGGCGAGTTCGAGGAAGCCTTCCAGAAGGGGAAGAAGTGA